CGTACTAGTATTTCTCAAAACTAAAGCTCTTAAAAAATACAGCTTACAGAGTCAGGAAGGAGCTCCGGGCCCACAATCAGAGGTCAATGTTCACCTAGTACGAATGTacaatggaaaaagtctacttaaccccccacctttcatacttggtctacttcacccctaaCTATGAAactgtctgttttaccccctgaactttctaaaaccgtctattattccaattaattacagacaaaattggattttccaattaatctaaagctacaaaaaaaatttgtactaaagcataccgtattatatattcactgtgtagatctactcacgtggagtccaataaaattagatttttcattttatgatttttctatgatttttcaaaaataaataaaaaaaaggaaattcaaaagcACCGGCACGGTTGCAAACCCACCGCCACTGTAGCAaccccgctgttactgtagcaaacacgCTGTCTGAAAACCgctcagggggtaaaatagacggttttagaaagttcacgGGGTAAAACAGATTATTTTATAGTTTGGAGGTGAAGTAGATTAAGTATGAAAGATagaggggttaagtagacttttttcaaTGTACAATCCTTGTCCTTCTCGTTGGCTCATCAATTTTCACCAAAACCTTGTCTGGATTTCATTTCACTCCTTTTGTGCACAAGGTTTTCAATGgcattgacttgatagcacacgTGCCGGACACCAATTATGTCGTGCTTTCAGATTTGAGAATAACGCAGAGAGGAGGAAAAGTAAGCACAAGTTCAGAAAAGCAGAGCCtcaaaaggagaggagaggaagtACTCCGTAAGCGCTGCTGCGCTGTGCAGAACAGAAGGTGCCAACCTCCACTTCAGATTTCCGAAGGAGACCACCAGCTCTGCACAACCAGCCCGTCCACTCCCCTCCTTTCCCCCGCGCGTCTGCTCCGTCCTCCGTGCTCCGGCGAGGAatccggcgccgccgccggacaGACTTCCGATGGCGACGCCACGGAAGCCAATCAAGCTCACGCTGCCGTCCCACGAGACCACCATCGGCAAATTCTTGTAGGCTTTCACCTTTCAGCTTCCCCTTTGCTTTCTTTCTCGGCTCTTTTCTTGTTCTGCTGATTAATCGCCTGGCGTTGGTTATTGGGGCTCATCAACCTTTGGGTTCCGGGCAGGACGCACAGCGGGACGTTCAAGGACGGGGATCTGCTCGTCAACAAGGACGGCCTCCGCATCGTCTCGCAGAGTGAGGGAGGCGAGGTAAGCCGCCCGCACCCAGCCACACAGGACTAAAAATCGCGTCTTGGCGTCATACGTCTGGAAATCGTAGGATCGGGATAGCTAAAATTGGCTCTTGTATTCGTCTCTCTTGAGAGCGCTGGGATATGAATGATTGCTTCGTCAGGTCAGGTAGATATAGGTGTTCTGGATTCACATTTTAATAAGCTCTGTTTGTTCGTGGAATTGGTACGCGTACGCCCTGTCTCCGGGAATCAGGGCGTTGCTCAGTGATAATTCCGTCgcattttttttttcatatttctTCACGGTGATATAAAGCAGTTGGCAAACATGTAGATATTTTGGGCAAAGTTCTGCACTACTAGCATTTTCACTTCACAGAAGTTCCGTAATAGCATGTCTGCATATGCTGTCGTTTCCGTCCCCTAATTATCTAGTCAAAATACTGATTTGGGGAAAACGATATGTAGCCTTGTGGCATTTTTAAGACTTCTTCAGTTTGATGACTGGGCGGCCATCCATTGGTACTCTAATTAAGATACTAGTTTATGGAAAACAATATGTATCTTTGTGGCTCTTGACAACTTTTCCGATTTGATGAGTGAGACACAATCACACAAATAAGGCACTAGCAAAAAATATCTGTACGTGCTATGGTCTACTGGAATTATAGATGTATCTGTTAGCTGAATTTGTTCTGAATGAGACACAAATAGTGGGAAAAATGCTGTCTCATACCATTGTTGGTGTTTTGCTTTTTATttacctattaaaaatttctgaTACTGTTCCCACATTTTTTTCTGACTTGCTAAAAAATGTTCTTCAGGCTCCTCCTATAGAGCCACTGGATAGTCAACTGAGCTTAGATGATCTAGACGTTATAAAAGTGATCGGGAAAGGTAACAGCGGAAATGTGCAATTGGTCCGCCACAAATTTACTGGCCAGTTTTTTGCTCTGAAGGTATTTCCGACGCATTCATTCTTTCATGCTGCTTATTTATGGTTCTTTACAGTTAAAGAGTTTTAGAATGATCTCTGTATTGTATCTACTTTGTGTACTCTTCCTAACTGTTGTAAAGGGTCTTCGCCTTCATCGGTCTGCCACTGTGTTCGCAGGTTATTCAACTAAATATTGATGAGAGTATACGCAAACAGATTGCCAAGGAGTTGAAAATAAACTTATCAACACAGTGCCAATACGTTGTTGTGTTCTATCAGTGCTTTTATGTCAATGGCTCCATTTCTATTGTTTTGGAGTACATGGACGGTGGTTCTCTTGCCGATTTCCTAAAGACTGTTAAAACCATTCCAGAGGACCACCTTGCTGCAATTTGTAAGCAGGCCAGTGACATGTGGCAGAAGCTAGCCATATTTTCTTTGCTACTAAAATGATACCTTAGCCTCACATGAACCTTCCATTAAAACTATACCTTTCTTGTGCAGGTATTAAAAGGACTGATACACTTGCATCATGAGAGGCACATTATACACAGAGATCTGAAACCATCAAATATATTGATAAATCATAGGGGTGAAGTAAAAATATCAGACTTCGGTGTAAGTGCCATTATTTCTAGTTCCTCTGGACGAGATACATTTACTGGCACATACAACTACATGGCGGTGAGTGCATATTTTTGGGTTCATAAATGCCTCTTCCAGTTTGGCATGAAATAGTTTTCACTTTATTAGTTCTGATGAACTGAAGCAAAATTGACAGCCTGAAAGAATCAGTGGCAAGAAGCATGGCTACATGAGTGATATCTGGAGTTTGGGGCTAGTGATTCTGGAATGTGCAACAGGAATTTTTCCATTTCCTCCCCGTGAAAGCTTTTACGAACTACTTGAAGCTGTTGTTGACCATCCGCCACCATCTGCACCATCAGAACAGTTTTCTCCGGAATTCTGCTCGTTCATTTCTTCATGGTACTGATACTGCTCCATTTACAATCTTATTTATAAATAATGAAATTACATGAGACCTGTTAgcgatttgttttccttttaaaaCACAAACCTATCTTGAAACACCATAATAGAGGGACTTGCATTTTGACCTCATGGTTTTATTGCTCAAGTCAAATTTCATACTTTGTACATTACATATGCTGGTGGGAAAGCTTGTAGAAGGTAACGCCAAGAAAGTTTAGATCATATGTTGTATGACATGTTTCCATCTGTCCTTGATATGTTTTTGGTTATTCTCTATCTGTGGATTTTTCATGTGATCTGTCTGGAGGATACTATGTCTGATGTATGCATTTTCATTGTGATTTTCAGTATCCAGAAGGATGCTAATGATAGAAAATCAGCACAAGTCTTATTAGTATGTAAAAACCACCTTCACACCTACCATGTTATTCTAAGGAATCATCTGCAAAACTAGGCTATTTATATTACACTTGCCTGCCTGTTGCCTTTGATGCAGGATCATCCGTTCCTCAGCATGTACGATGACCTGCATGTTGATCTTGCTTCCTACTTTACTACTGCCGGATCTCCACTCGCCACCTTCAAGTAATAACAATCTCCTTACTGTTTCTCGGTATCCATTTATGCATAGAAGTGACACAATTTTATATTTTTACAGTTCCAGGCAACTCTGAAATGGCACGATGGCAAATGGCAGGCAGTTTCTCATCTGCTGAAAGGACTGGACTGGTAAACCCTTTGGCAGTTGATCTGTGTAGATCTGTAGTAGCTTACTTACACGAATGTTTCGAGTTTTCCcatttttttcctctctttttggACCAGGCTTGGGGTGTGTAATGAGCTGTAATGATCTTGTGTGTGTCAAGTTTGTGATTGGCCCGTGGCATCATAATACACACATGATATATACATGTATAGCATTCTAGGATCAATGAGCACTGAAGTTTTGCCAGCACCTTTTGCTCTTGTTTACACAATATAATGTATTGGCTTCCTCATGTACAACGATGGTCACCTTAACTAAAACCCTGTATTGGATCGACCATTTTCTCATTTGGAGCATGAGATAAATCCAAATGTATCTTTCTATCCTGTTCTCTACAATTGCCTGGTTCTACGTGTGAACCAGAGGCTAAAACTCTGTAAAGAAAAGAGATCTTTTACAATGACTGATCTCGTCGCCTACTGCTCTTTTGGGTCGATGTTTGTTTGTTTCCACCTGCGGATTGTTTTTTTTTCCAGTTCGTCGAAGTACTCAGTTCGTCCAAGGGAATGTCTTGCAGAGTCGCAGTACCTGTAGGCTGTAGTCGAGATATTTGGAGATCCCACTGGGAAGGTAGCAGCGCATCGAGCTTCGCCACTCCTTGCAGAGCTCGTGTGTATACCAAAGGGTGGGATTTGTGCGATTATAGTTGAAGGCAGCCGATGTAACCAAAGCATCTATTGTATGTGTAACCTTGATTTCTTTTACATTAGTCCCATGACAATGTAAATTTCACGTttgttcgagagaaaaaaaaaagaagaatcaGCTTATTTATCGACAGTCTGGACACCACAGGTTTTACTTCTGTTGGGATTTGATTTGCTAAATAGCTTCTCTTCCCAGCAGGTTACTGCAAGGCTTCACTAATCAGCGAACTTGCTGTGATTAGAAAACAACGAACCatctgtgatttttcttttttcttttaaaaaattgtTTACgtgactttttatttttagaaGGTCATAACCTTTGTACATAACATTTTATAGGAAAAAAAATTATCAACACAACTTTTTTATCATGACTTTTTCAATATAGCTTTTTACGTTATTTTGTAGACAAGTCACAAGTTATCATGACATCTTTTCTACATAACCTTTGCAACCCAGTTTTTTTCATAATTGTCAgtggacaaagttatcataatAATTTCTCAACAAATTTTTTTCTAACTAAACTTTTATGAATAATGTAACTTATAACTTTTTGTTATTCAATGTCTTTCAAAAAATTATACACAACTTATCTAGCATAATACTTTATATAATTTATCCTGAATAAATTTCTCAACCTAAAAATGTTTAAATTATATAGAATAAAAATGGATGTGttaatataaaataaaaaagcATAGGAAAAAATAAGgaaagaaaaatgaaaagaaagaaaatggGATGGACTTGTCGGTTCAGATGGATACCACGGTCGTGGAATCGTTTGCTGCCGAGCGAAGGACTGCtaatttggattttgggttacTTTGCTAGTCAATTTCTGAACAAGCTCGCCGTGTGGGCAGTCTCGCTGTCCCTCTCCGCCGCAGTCACATGGTTGGTGATGGCCTGCTGGTGCTGCTGCGCTTTGCCGGCCCGGTATGGGTCGCCGTCGTGGCAGCCGTGCTCTACGTGATACGTGCTGTTCACTTCGTTAACGATGGCTTGATCGTGCAACCATGCTTCGCCAGTTTGCCTAAGATAATGTTCGTAGTTCGTGGATAGGAGTACGTATCACACACTCTGCTTTTCTAACGCTGTTTTATGGCAGTTTATCAATGGGCTAGCCATGGTCACTGCTACGGCCGGGCCGTTTAATAAGCAAGGAAGATGCAGGCTAAGCTGGTCTTGGCGTGGTCCACGGAAGTTGCCCTGTGTATAATGATGTCAATGGATAACCAGCACCCATACCCATATTGTTTGTGTAGGGTATGTATGGGTTacctattctttttttttttgggtatgGATAGGGTAATAGAGGTTATTGTCTGTTAATGTTCCTATTCTGTTGTTTCTCTTTGCTCTCACCCAAGAACTCTCCAATCTGGTCCACCACACATTGAGGCGATGGGACATCTCTGGGCCTTGGCACACTCTTTCCGTCTTGCATCTtgaacattgcatatttatccttTGAATATGTAGAGCCTGGCTTCCTTCACACTAGATGCACTTTCATATGGCTCATCCAATCTCTTTCATACCTTTTTGTGCCATCTCAAGATCCTTGGTACTCTCAAGCACCTTAGGATCAAGTATTTCATAGGTCGCATTGAGAACTTGATCACTGAGTTGGAGCAACTCATCCTCTCTTGGGGTCGGATCCTTCATGTCAAGGACCATAAACTTTTCGTCTACAACTCTCAAACACTCTGTTTTTTTATCCATTTTTGCTCACAGAAGTGATACATTTTCTTTTATATACAGTTCCAGGCAATTCTAATTTTTTGTCCTCCTTAAGCAAAGGGTGTGGCGACTGAATCCAAGCATGGTGTCGATCTCCTTGAAGGACTGGTAACACCTCTGGAAGCTGATGATGTGCAGAGCTGTAGTTTACTGACACGAATGTTCGAGACCCCCCCTGCCCCCGcttctctcttctttccattttCGGACAAGGATTGGGTTGTGTAATGATCTTGTGCGTGTCATGTGATTGGttccatcaatatatatatatatatatatatatatatatatatatatatatatatatatatatatatatatatatatatatatatatatattgcgaaTACCATCACTATACATATATGACATACATGTACAGCATTTTAGGATGAATGAGCACGGAAGTTTTGCCTATCTGTATATCGGAAGCACCGTTTGGTCATGTTTGCTTCACCTTGTAATGTATTGGCTCAGTTATTGGATTGGCCATTATCTAATTTGGTGTATGAGTCAAGTCCAAATTTTCTTGTATCCTGATgtccttttttttgtttaaagACCTAGAGACATTCTAGTATCAGAAATGCCGGGTATAGAGCGTCCGTCCGCCCGGACGGTGCCGATGGTGGGCCACGATGCAGCCCAACAACCACATCTTATCTGCTTATCCAACCGttctaaaaaaacaaagaaaaaactcACCTCACCGTAGCGCCGTGACAGCTCTCTGTGATGGTGCTCCACCTCGCCGCCTCGGCGACGGCGCTCTCCACCGCGCTTCCCTCTCCACTGCGCCTCCCTCTCCATCGCGCCTCCGCGCCAGAGCACGGCATGCAACCCGTCTTTCTTCCTCTCCACCGAGCGCACAGACCCGCCGCAGCCTTCTCCACGGGACCTGCCACAGCCTTCTCCACTGTAGCAGTGAGCTCTGCGCCACTAGCAAGCTCTACACCGGTGAACTCCACGCACCGACGAGCCTCTGttcccaagcagcaaggagatgttgcgctgaaagcgcacgttgcaaacatatgtttcaagtgttccagatatttcagaagtatgttgcaagtgtttcatatggatgttgcaaaagtagtttTAGTGTTTTTACCGGCAGATAATCGGTTCTTGGAGGAATTCTCCTGATGCAAAGAGCAAACGCAGAAgagacacgagatttatactggttcgggcccccGGGAAGCGAGTAAAAGCCGTACGTCTAGTTGCTACTTGTTTGTATTACAACCTCGTCGAATAGCGAGATGGCGATTACAAGATAGCTATGCCTATGAGAGTTTCAATGATTACAACAAGGCGGATGACTAGCTATTTATATCCGAGGcctacttgccctacaagttACATAGCCGTGCCCTAGTCGGAGTCTTGGTGTGATCTTCAGATATCCTTTCTTGAATAGGCGAGTCGTGAACCTTCGGGTCTTCTTCGGTTCGGATTCGGTAGCTAGCATATCCGGTAGTCAGGAATCCTAGGAGTATGGCACCAtcagtagcccccgagcttatCGGGCAAGCCAAACTCGATAACTTTCCTGCACTCGGGCCTTTCAGGGCGTTCGGAATCGAGACTTTTATTTCAAAGCCCGAGTTCTTACCCATGAGAACAAGACTGCTCAGGTAGACATTACAGGGTCGCATAGTTGGGCAATGAGCTATAAAAACAAAACAAGCCATACTCAGGAGTCGTCTTGTCTTGTCAACGTGGTCTCCGTCCAAGTCAGGCGGCGGTTGTCAGGCACTCAAGTGGCCACGCCGGCTCGACTTCCGAGGATTACGCGTGGCTTGCGATTAATGCGTCGCTTCGGTTTGTGGATGACGATTGGATTGTTTTCCTAATCACCCCAACCTTGGCTATATAAGCAGGCGTCTGAGTGCTGGGTTAGATCTATTTAGCATCTCCACATTGATACTCATGAGGACGAAGACCACCAGTCACCACCTCAAGATCCCTCGTTTGTTGCTTGGGGATTCGCCTGGGCGGTCTACTAGGGCCTCACCCCTGTCTTCTCCTTCGGTGTCATTGTCTCTAGCCCTAGCGTCGCCCGTAGCTCCGTCCGTGACCCCGTCTTTAGCCACGGCGCCTTCGCAAGAAGAGACGTGGTcatgaagaaggagaaggaggaggcctTGGTGAGCACCGAGGAGATTACCGCCTCGGCCCTGGCGGAGCCAGAGTCTAGCGCACCGCCATGGGGAATCATTGAGCTCTCCGATGATGAGTTGGAAGATTCGATCACCTCTGTCACTGCTGTCACCAGCGTTGATCCTTCTGAGACCGGGCCTTTCACTCCTTGGGTCGCCGCCATGCATGACACGAGCGGTGACTGGGAGTTTGCCCATAAGCTCTTTGTTGAGCTAAACTGGGAGGCCATCGGAATCCCCCGTGATAGGGCCTTGGTCGACCTGGTGAGTGACGATAAGGAGGCCATGAAGGACGATGTTGGTGAGGGCGAGAAGGGGGTCGCACTAGGTGACGAGGAGGAGAAGGCACCATAGCGGTCGACGAGCCGTCGGAGTAGGCCGCCATGCCTCTCAGTCCTCCACCAAGCGCCTGAGCTTGGTGACGATCTCTTAGGTCAGGCCCTTTTGCCTCTGTATCGCAAGGATTTCGTCCTTGCGGATTGGGATTTGTTTTAGGCCCGACTCGGTGTTCGGTCTAGGAATATTTATTTAGGGTTTTAGGAATCCCCCTTGTAAATCCGTGTTTTAAGTGAAATTTATGAATGAAGAAAAATCTTTTGTCAGTCTATCTTTGCTTTTTAATGTTTTGCACATTGTCTGCATAGCAATAGTCTGATCATGACCTGTATCTCTGTCCGTCCCGAATTGATCGGGCTTTGGCAAATTCTCACTTGTTAATCGGAGATGCTGCTATTTTTTCCCTTACACGTTGACCGTGGGTTCGGGCATTTTAGCTTGGCataattgaattttttttggaCTAGAGAATATGTATATGGTAGCCCTCGACCCTTTATCTAAATATGAGATTCACATGAAGAGTAAAGACTAGTAGGCAGATTTTTGGCAGCTTTGTTATTCTTCTATGTGGTCGAAACCCTAGATAAAAGAGCAACGATCTGCTTGAAGAACTATCGAAGAACAACCAGGGTAGCCCCCAAGCCTTTGGCTTCATTAACAACGGGCTCGCACAACGCTACCGGTAGGCTCCAATCCCCGAGCATATTAACTCTGAAGGGGTAAGATATTAAACCGTACGTGTATAAGAAATATTGACTGAATCATTAGGAAATTTGAAATAACACTTATCTTTAGGCATAGAAACGCCATAGTTGATCCATATTCCATGTATTTGGGAGTATATCACCGTCGATTTCAACCAGTCTATAAGGCCTCGGGCAGGCTATTTTAACCACGATGTACGGTTGTTggcggtagttaacaaccaatataaaccatcaattaaacatgtataagggcataaatataatcaccaatgaaggtttaggggtttaaactaataaattccatgagtttcagtgaatctgtgttttcagcagggtttatccagaaaactgccaaggaggacctaatcatcaAAGAAAATTACAGAATTCCGCTGCGACACCGACGTGGGAAGGGTCTAGAAGACACCAAAAGACACCACGCCGAACCTTGGGCCAAAAGGCCACAATAGTGGGCCGATCGGCCCACTAGGGAGGCCGCCCGGCCCAGTACGGAGCCTAATTGCTCTCCCTTCGACGTGGACTCatccaccaccttaaggattaGATCTACGCCATTACTTAATGTCGGTTTGATCCGATggctcatgttggaccctcagggctatatataccagcccctgccccctccctcATTAGATCCTCAGAGATCCAGTagagatcctaaaaccctaattcatattctcctcatgagcATCAGAGCttgctatcaagagaagattagacctccataggatctagtctttagaaatagagagatggagagtgagggaagagtttggaggaggtgccggcatgtcggtgctctctctacggcttgtaccttagcGAAAGTCAACCTTGTGTCtgagatttctttggtaatcaacttttgattTAAGTAAGTaacgtgtttatattgttcttctggtttgcgagtctcttttgagtgctttaatcttttggccttaggttaaagtattattcgtagtgtaagcatggtgcttagacttggataactcgtggatgtaccctacattctggatcggtggtagctcacgagggtgactcttatagcctcgttcaATCCTCTGTAGttcacctcccgtttgtaggactAGTAGGATTTAGTTATTATAGGAAATATACTCTGTCTGTGTttttcttagtaatatccccagttgaacaatagaagacattgcttatcaagattagaactagaagaccttagcgatctcctctacactctcgactttcttaagtcttgttgctactctaggttaagttagaccatagttaacctcacacgtttccctgtggatatgatacttggaataccttcgggtgaaagctacagcggtatccgttcacttgcggatttatctgtgtgcgttaaaatataccaacaacggTCCCTGCCAAGGAGAATATAGTTTGGTTTTGTCCTTTGTGCATTGGTCCTTTTTAGTACTAAATCCCTAATGCTTAAAGCCCGACTGCACACACGAGGATTATAATATTTCCGAAGGGATTGCTGATATTGCTGTACTCGGTAAGTGGTTCTATCATGCTCTTCCTCGAGTAGCATTAGGTCAAGATCTCGACATTCAGGCTCTTCTTCTTTGGAGAACATCAACACACGCGGTGACTTAAGTCTTATATCTGGTGGGAGTACCGCTTCTACACCGTACACAAGGAAGAATGAGGTTTCACCGATAGCGCGGCTAGATGTCGTGCACATTGACCATAATACTATAAGGACTTCTTGT
The nucleotide sequence above comes from Miscanthus floridulus cultivar M001 chromosome 18, ASM1932011v1, whole genome shotgun sequence. Encoded proteins:
- the LOC136520529 gene encoding mitogen-activated protein kinase kinase SIPKK-like; translated protein: MATPRKPIKLTLPSHETTIGKFLTHSGTFKDGDLLVNKDGLRIVSQSEGGEAPPIEPLDSQLSLDDLDVIKVIGKGNSGNVQLVRHKFTGQFFALKVIQLNIDESIRKQIAKELKINLSTQCQYVVVFYQCFYVNGSISIVLEYMDGGSLADFLKTVKTIPEDHLAAICKQVLKGLIHLHHERHIIHRDLKPSNILINHRGEVKISDFGVSAIISSSSGRDTFTGTYNYMAPERISGKKHGYMSDIWSLGLVILECATGIFPFPPRESFYELLEAVVDHPPPSAPSEQFSPEFCSFISSCIQKDANDRKSAQVLLDHPFLSMYDDLHVDLASYFTTAGSPLATFNSRQL